The Aspergillus luchuensis IFO 4308 DNA, chromosome 4, nearly complete sequence DNA window AGCGTCGAGTTCATTTTGTAAGAGAATATTTTCGAGAATGACGAGACGGCTAATGGCCTATAGTACTCGAGCCAGTAATCGTCGTAGTGGGAGAGAGGTTCCTTTGGAGGTCGCGGAGGGGGTGGcacttctttttccttcagATTCTCCGGAGTGTACCAGCAAATGTAGTTGGGACGCCTCTTGTTGGACCAGGATCGCGGGTCAGCGTGGTGCAGGTAATAATCGGTCGACAGATCCCACAGCATCGGTTGTCCTTGGGAAAAGATGTAGTTCCCGAGGAACAGATTGTAGGCTTCCTGGCGCTGGGCATCGAGGAATGAATTGTTGTAGTACCGTTTAAAACTCTCCACCATATCGCGAGAATGACTACTCCACTGGTTGATCTTGCGGTATGTGGCCATAGTGTTTACCAGATGCGAGCCTCCGTACTGGATTGCAATGGTATCACCGTGGTCGTGCCACATATCAGTGAATAAGTTGACAGCATCGGTGTCGTACTCCACAGTCGTTCCATCAATAATCCCCAAAGCGTGAAGTTGGTATCCCAAGGCGCGCTTTCCAATAACGAATTGAGCAGCATTTGTACGGTCTAAACAATCGATGCAGTTCGTCCTCGCGATGCCATTTTGCAGACGCAAGCCAGACTCTGCATCATATCCGTTCTTGAAGAAGCCGGTCTTTGGAACAATCTCGCCCGCGATATGCTCTAATGTTCCAATGACGTCTTGGTCTCTGCTTTTTGCAGCACGGCTCATGTCCCAGGGCTGATAGATAATCTTCTTATCCTCGGGCAGGAACTGGTTCAGATACTGGATGGCGTTCGTGTACTCCTTGAGTAACTTGGACTCCCGTGGGGTTCGTTCTCTCGATTTTATCAGGTTGAGCACATAAACTGGTGCGCCGTATCTCTCAAAAAGGTTGTCAAAGTGTAGTGCAGCAGCGGAGTAGAAGGGGTCAACCAAGTTTAGTTCAATATCAGGTTTGGGAGACACCCCTGAGTTTTCCTGTGTCCAGTAGAGCGGAATACTCCCACGGTGTTGCACGTAAGAGGTGTACAGCGGGTTAGCATAGAGATTTGGACCGGGAGAATGAAATGACGTGGCTGTCATCTCGGACACTATCTGCTCCGTTTCAACATCGTTTGCTACATAGCCTAGATCGTTCGCGCCTCTCTTCAGGAATCGGGCCCCTGCGAAGAACCGAGAGCGTCGCGCAATGATCGTGATGTAAACCAACCGCCCGTACACTGACATCTTTGCCTGTTCAACATATCCATGAATGATTGGTAAACACCATTCCCAAGGATTTTTCAACGTTTCGAGGGCTGGCccgagaagatggtgattCCAAATGAACATCGTATTGTAGTCTTGCTGAAGGTGTTTCGGGTGTCCGTCCTGGTTGGCGGTGCGTTCCCGACAAATGTTGTGCTGCAAAGTGTGGGTGATATCGTAAGAATAGCTGAAGTAGAAGGATCGGGTTAGATCCAAATTATTTAAGATGGCAATATACCTCGCCTCCTCCGGGTTCTTCTCCGGGCGGAGACGAGACGAGCTTGAAGTCGTCAACGAGATGAGCTCCGTTCCATCGATCTGATAGACATAGTGACCTCCGAGCATAGCAACCTGGCTTCTCTTGGTCACCAGAAGCATGTAGTAAGCATCCGTAAATCGTATAAACCCCAGTAAAGCCCATGCACTGCACTTCAGCTTCAACCCACCCGACCGTTTATTTCCATCATCGATCGTATCCAACAACTGGCTCATCTCCCGCTTGCTGTAAACAATATCATCCTCTGAAATGCTGAGGTCCCCGGATTCCGACGTTCGATCGATCTTGAGGATCCTAAAGCGGGTATCCGACAAGTCCATTCCCACCATGTAGAATCGGGTGGCTGTCTCGTACAAGGAGAACTTGTGCATGCGATTgatcccttcctctcctccggtgTCGAAGAAGGCCGAGCGCTGCTTTTGCGCCGAGGTGGGCGTAGAATCCCGCTCGAAGGATGTTGCAACCTGGggctcttcatctcctgccTCCACCCCATCTTCACTCAGGGCAGGTACTGCTGGGGATGCATAATGTAATGGGGTGAATGGGGAGGCTGCGCGAGGTGATCGGAGGCCATCTTCGTGATCGATAAAGCTTCGAGGGGCCGAGTCAGGCTGCTCTTCTGGGAACTTGGTGCTGGAGCCGGAGGTAAACGAGGCATCGGCGTAAGGGAGGTGGAGATCTGAGGTGGAGTTTGGCGAACTGGTATCTATCAAGGACACCGCTCTGGAGGACTGGTCGTCCAGTGGACCGAGGCTTTTGTCTTCCGCGACCTCGCGGGAGAGGGACACTTCATCCAGACTCTCCATAATGAAGGCAGAGGCTGGTGAAATCCCGCACCAGCATCATATGTATTCTCGGTTGTTAGCGCGCAGCGCCTATGCGAAAAGATAATCGAAACGGCGACCAGAGTCGTAGTAAGTGACGTCGGACgcgggtgggtggtggggcGAGGAGCTTCACGTGATCGCAAATCACCCCAATGTCAGATCTAGCCCTGTTAAATAAGTAACCATCATCCAGCTCAGCCCAACGAAAAAGCtcagatgatggaaatagCATTATACAATGGCATCAAATGCCTACTACACTGAGAAACTTCCTCGGGTTTACGAGAATAAGATTTATGTTGGATGAAGACATTACTGATCACAAAAGCACTTATACGCACTCGGCAACATGCAACAGTCCTGATCAGGCGGTTATTACCCCATGCATTGATACCTCTCGTAGAAAGTTGTGATCTAAATTGCAATCTCCACGACTGGATATAAGGGCAATCTCACTCCCCACGTTCCGCTTTCTCAATCTCTGCCAACGCCTTCTGTATCATCTCTTGCGTACTCACCCGGGAGAACTGAACCTGCGCCGCCTTCAAGCCATCCTTCCAAAGATGCCACTTCTCCATCGTGAAGCGCGGTCGCGGAGGAGGATCATCGGCGTCTCCGAATGTTCGTTGGACCTGACAGTTCTCCCACATTCGCTGACCGGCGTAGATATACCAGATACACGAAATACGCACGGCCTCTTCTACCAGCGGATCACATTCCTCAAACGTTTCTCGACACGCCCACAGCGCATATAGTGATGCGTCAATGGCATGGCCGAGATGGTCTGCTTTCGCGGTCAGCTGCGCCATAAACGCATTTCGATTTTCCCACTCCTGGAGTTCGCGTGGAGGATACTCCATCCGGGGATCATCGTCGACCTGCTGGGCGTACTCTGTACATGACGCCAATTGCAGGGTTAGCCGCGGAATCAACCGACAAtaagaaagcaagcaagaaagaaagaaagaaatagaagaagtCTATAAGTGAATAGGTGAATATAAGTGAATAGGTGTAACGTACTGGGGTCGTATGTGAAAGAATACATATCCCTCAAGTAGACTCCGAGATAGGGGAGTTCAGTCCATAACTTCATGCCCTCTGACGTTGGCTCTTGGCCCGTGTCAGGATCGACAATCTTGGTGCGTTGAAGATGGGCAATGAATTCGATAAGCTTGTGCTGCTGCGCAGCTGGAGTAAGGTTCACAATTTTCACAACCGTGACCATGGCAATCCATGTGTGTGTGCCATCGATCTCAGTCGGGggttcccctccctcctggTGTAAGACCTCGCGCACCCGAAGCAGATTTTGGACTGCCTCGGCTGGTGAGACACCAGGATTCTGTACCAGCTCACTGATGACTTGGTATTCCGGTCGCGCAAGGAACACTTCGCCGAAGCCTTCCATCATGAAAAGGTGTTTTGAGGTTTCAGGAAAGCAAGGTCAACGACACCATCTGAGTGGTTTAAATAAATGATGTTGGGGCAAGCTGGGCTGGCGGTCAGCACTAGTAGCCGGGATACCTGATCAACTCAGCAGCCAACAAATAACATCCTTCATGTTCCCAACACGCCACTTTCACCCTGTGGGAAGACATCTTTGCGTTTAGGGTGTTGGTGACAGAGCATATGAGACAGCCCCCAACTCACGaagtaaatattaaattctcGCATTAGACGGAGATTTTCATTTGAAAGGATCCGGGAGTTCCCTTCGGCCCGTAAGCTTATACTCTCGAAGATCGCCCGGCCTCCTTTTGGCCCCCATTTGACACCTACTTGGCCCCCATGAGTGACAGGAAATATGTAGACGAGATATTTAGCGCTTTTACTGCTGAGATTCTTGATAGGGGCCGTCACACCACTTGACGCCTCACGCTATTCGAACTCAATGGCTAAGGATGTAATCCCATGAAGCAGCAAGGTATAAAGCACCTTCTTTGTACCAACACTGTTTCTGATTTTACCTCGCCATCAACACACTCGTTCCCTTCGAAGAATCCGTCAATCTTTCGACTACCAGTCTCTCTTTCAAAGGAGTCACGGTCACTCATTTCTTTGGTTATCGAGGTCTACTGTCGAAAGGAGAAGAGTATAGAGCATACTGGTTATCTCAAAATGTTCTTCAGCCTCaagcccatcatcatcctagCCCTGACTCTCACTGCGATTGCCAgccccatcaccaacccgACAGTTGAGGAGACCAATATACTCGTCACCCGCGCCCAAAAGAAGGATGTTGACTGTAATGGGCAGAGATTCACTGTGGCAGATATCAACAACGCCCTCCGTCAGGCTAAGGTCGTCGAAAAAGCCAAAGAGGATGGAGCCACCGACTACGGTGACTATCCCAAAGTGAACAATAATCACGAAAACCTCTTCAGTTCCACCAGCACACTTTATGAGTATCCCCTGGTATCCGGGACCTTTAGTGGAAGTAAGTTAGCCCTTCTCGGTTACCTTTGCCATATATGGCCGAGTAGAGAGGACACACGTGAGCTAATGGATCGGGAACATGACAGAGAATGGCCTCCGTCCGGGCTTATACCGTGTAATCATGAATGAGAAATACAACTATATGGGATCAGTATATCACGTTGCGGGTGTGAGTAATGCTTTCAAGAAGTGCACAAACGTCGAAAGCCCTTCCACTACCACGACTACCACcacgactactactacggcCACTGCCAAGGCTACTACTAAAGCTAGTAGCAGCAAGACCGGCAGCACGTCTGGCAACAAGTCTGGCAGCAAGTCTGGTAAGAAGTCCAGCACCAAGAGTGGTTCACATTAGTGGTACATCCGGCCGTACCAGCCACGAGGAttggg harbors:
- a CDS encoding uncharacterized protein (COG:S;~EggNog:ENOG410PYHI;~InterPro:IPR016191;~TransMembrane:1 (i67-88o);~go_function: GO:0003723 - RNA binding [Evidence IEA];~go_function: GO:0004540 - ribonuclease activity [Evidence IEA]); its protein translation is MKQQGIKHLLCTNTVSDFTSPSTHSFPSKNPSIFRLPVSLSKESRSLISLVIEVYCRKEKSIEHTGYLKMFFSLKPIIILALTLTAIASPITNPTVEETNILVTRAQKKDVDCNGQRFTVADINNALRQAKVVEKAKEDGATDYGDYPKVNNNHENLFSSTSTLYEYPLVSGTFSGKNGLRPGLYRVIMNEKYNYMGSVYHVAGVSNAFKKCTNVESPSTTTTTTTTTTTATAKATTKASSSKTGSTSGNKSGSKSGKKSSTKSGSH
- the FIG4 gene encoding phosphatidylinositol-3,5-bisphosphate 5-phosphatase (COG:I;~EggNog:ENOG410PFHQ;~InterPro:IPR043573,IPR002013;~PFAM:PF02383;~go_function: GO:0042578 - phosphoric ester hydrolase activity [Evidence IEA];~go_function: GO:0043813 - phosphatidylinositol-3,5-bisphosphate 5-phosphatase activity [Evidence IEA];~go_process: GO:0046856 - phosphatidylinositol dephosphorylation [Evidence IEA]) — encoded protein: MESLDEVSLSREVAEDKSLGPLDDQSSRAVSLIDTSSPNSTSDLHLPYADASFTSGSSTKFPEEQPDSAPRSFIDHEDGLRSPRAASPFTPLHYASPAVPALSEDGVEAGDEEPQVATSFERDSTPTSAQKQRSAFFDTGGEEGINRMHKFSLYETATRFYMVGMDLSDTRFRILKIDRTSESGDLSISEDDIVYSKREMSQLLDTIDDGNKRSGGLKLKCSAWALLGFIRFTDAYYMLLVTKRSQVAMLGGHYVYQIDGTELISLTTSSSSRLRPEKNPEEARYIAILNNLDLTRSFYFSYSYDITHTLQHNICRERTANQDGHPKHLQQDYNTMFIWNHHLLGPALETLKNPWEWCLPIIHGYVEQAKMSVYGRLVYITIIARRSRFFAGARFLKRGANDLGYVANDVETEQIVSEMTATSFHSPGPNLYANPLYTSYVQHRGSIPLYWTQENSGVSPKPDIELNLVDPFYSAAALHFDNLFERYGAPVYVLNLIKSRERTPRESKLLKEYTNAIQYLNQFLPEDKKIIYQPWDMSRAAKSRDQDVIGTLEHIAGEIVPKTGFFKNGYDAESGLRLQNGIARTNCIDCLDRTNAAQFVIGKRALGYQLHALGIIDGTTVEYDTDAVNLFTDMWHDHGDTIAIQYGGSHLVNTMATYRKINQWSSHSRDMVESFKRYYNNSFLDAQRQEAYNLFLGNYIFSQGQPMLWDLSTDYYLHHADPRSWSNKRRPNYICWYTPENLKEKEVPPPPRPPKEPLSHYDDYWLEYYRPLAVSSFSKIFSYKMNSTLRYLPFRPGSGAPYDISPFVPRIPHDQINRERHPPRSVKIQEPLKTSIDPAGRPQLGSATSQSSYNWIHQPPSADKLPPSAGIMKSTSFGLPHSFSSMHSSQESTVTTPSKTQIAQWTLGQLVTDSLNPSVTAAEGEEYERYINHPLKVPLVVTSEDELTATSIREHESSLDLLEYANKCNVEEATLEANAEENLADYAEFLNVSEGGLTVVAEDYEKKRYKRYRQWLRGKSLFKQRVDM
- a CDS encoding DUF3632 domain-containing protein (COG:S;~EggNog:ENOG410PS59;~InterPro:IPR022085;~PFAM:PF12311), producing MMEGFGEVFLARPEYQVISELVQNPGVSPAEAVQNLLRVREVLHQEGGEPPTEIDGTHTWIAMVTVVKIVNLTPAAQQHKLIEFIAHLQRTKIVDPDTGQEPTSEGMKLWTELPYLGVYLRDMYSFTYDPKYAQQVDDDPRMEYPPRELQEWENRNAFMAQLTAKADHLGHAIDASLYALWACRETFEECDPLVEEAVRISCIWYIYAGQRMWENCQVQRTFGDADDPPPRPRFTMEKWHLWKDGLKAAQVQFSRVSTQEMIQKALAEIEKAERGE